From Bacillus pumilus, one genomic window encodes:
- a CDS encoding multidrug effflux MFS transporter: protein MSSLSYPQESKKNRFLLAALLGSLTALAPLAMDMYLPALPNIARDFEASTALSQLSLMACLIGLALGQLIAGPISDTIGRRKPLMIGLIIFIASSLLCTVVTSIWMFILLRLIQGLAGSAGIVIARAIVRDHYEGSEMTKFFALLMLVNGVAPAAAPIVGGQILRFTTWQGVFVLLGILGALMLLRSIFSLQESLPVERRQTGGFQQIVGAMKILASDRLFVGYALSQGLVFAAMFAYISGSPFVLQDLFHLSPQGFSAAFAVNSLGIITAGQVFARVAVKIGEEKVLRIGLLTAALGGVSLFLMISIDAGLYGILIPLFFVVSSVGIVGTSAPSLAMQHHGAHAGSAAALIGVAQMLLGACMTPLVGLAGSQTAFPMGLIIMLCDLGALCCYFFFVARATKRPA, encoded by the coding sequence ATGAGTTCTTTATCTTATCCCCAAGAATCGAAAAAAAATCGATTTCTCCTTGCTGCATTGCTTGGGTCTTTAACAGCCCTTGCACCGCTTGCAATGGATATGTATTTACCTGCTTTGCCTAATATTGCGCGTGATTTTGAAGCAAGCACGGCTTTGTCCCAATTAAGTCTTATGGCTTGTCTTATTGGACTGGCGCTTGGACAGCTGATTGCAGGTCCTATTAGTGATACGATCGGCAGAAGAAAACCGCTGATGATCGGCTTAATCATTTTTATAGCCTCATCACTTTTATGTACGGTGGTCACATCGATTTGGATGTTCATCCTCTTAAGATTGATTCAAGGGCTCGCTGGTTCAGCTGGCATTGTCATTGCACGAGCCATTGTGCGAGATCATTATGAAGGATCAGAAATGACGAAATTCTTTGCACTGCTGATGTTGGTCAACGGAGTTGCTCCGGCAGCGGCACCTATTGTGGGCGGACAGATTTTACGCTTTACAACATGGCAGGGTGTATTTGTTCTACTAGGAATTCTCGGGGCCTTGATGCTGCTGAGATCCATTTTTTCACTACAAGAAAGTTTACCTGTGGAGCGCAGACAGACTGGGGGCTTTCAACAGATTGTTGGTGCCATGAAAATTTTAGCGAGTGATCGTCTCTTTGTTGGGTATGCCCTCTCGCAGGGTCTTGTATTCGCAGCGATGTTTGCCTATATTTCTGGCTCACCGTTTGTGCTCCAGGATCTTTTCCACCTTTCTCCACAAGGATTTAGTGCTGCCTTTGCGGTGAATAGTCTTGGCATCATCACGGCTGGACAAGTATTTGCCCGTGTCGCTGTAAAAATCGGCGAAGAGAAAGTTCTTCGCATTGGATTGCTGACAGCTGCCTTAGGCGGCGTCTCCTTATTTTTGATGATCTCCATTGATGCAGGGTTGTATGGCATTCTCATTCCATTGTTTTTTGTTGTCTCAAGCGTCGGAATTGTCGGTACGTCCGCGCCGTCTCTTGCGATGCAGCATCACGGAGCGCATGCAGGAAGTGCAGCTGCCCTCATCGGGGTGGCACAAATGCTGCTAGGCGCATGCATGACACCTCTTGTCGGACTAGCGGGAAGCCAAACAGCCTTTCCAATGGGCCTGATCATTATGCTTTGTGACCTAGGTGCACTTTGCTGTTATTTCTTCTTTGTGGCCCGAGCAACAAAAAGACCCGCATAA
- a CDS encoding GNAT family N-acetyltransferase, producing MKQQELIIRQAVKEDHEAVRHVLIKSYSQYEPQFTEEGWQNYSAALAAAVDNPNMELMLVAELEGKVVGTLQMFRSSEQAYDKPEMGITSAIVRFLGVDPDVRGKGIAESLLRKSIELTQSWGENVLYLHTSDKMQAAIRLYERMGFERALDKEFVNQNGTHVKSYQYVIQKEQPAGSSLHS from the coding sequence ATGAAGCAGCAAGAGCTGATCATTCGTCAAGCAGTCAAAGAAGATCATGAAGCGGTCAGGCATGTACTAATCAAATCCTATTCACAGTATGAGCCTCAATTTACAGAGGAAGGCTGGCAAAATTATTCTGCTGCGCTTGCAGCAGCTGTAGATAATCCGAACATGGAGCTGATGCTTGTGGCGGAGCTTGAAGGCAAGGTCGTGGGGACGCTTCAAATGTTCCGGTCATCAGAGCAAGCGTATGACAAACCCGAAATGGGCATTACATCAGCCATCGTCCGGTTTTTAGGAGTAGATCCCGATGTTAGGGGAAAAGGAATTGCAGAGTCATTATTACGTAAAAGTATTGAACTTACGCAATCATGGGGCGAAAATGTCCTGTATCTTCATACATCTGATAAAATGCAGGCTGCCATTCGTCTATATGAAAGAATGGGCTTTGAGCGTGCACTAGATAAAGAATTTGTGAATCAAAATGGGACGCATGTCAAGAGCTATCAATATGTTATCCAAAAAGAACAGCCGGCTGGTTCATCACTTCACTCGTAA
- a CDS encoding DUF402 domain-containing protein, which yields MLFSLHADRWDEVIERKIKYDQKVVEYTCQLLDAQEQQAVLFHKIEDTFTMRAGDGALTIPKGSYTTAYYWKDRPYNIYFWRDDQGKELGSYFNIVGNTWFNGQLVIFEDLIIDLLVLPNGHFFVLDEDELPESLAAFEQGSVRRALEGVMASLESILDQVRADAEGKYHHSLFEPMLK from the coding sequence ATGTTGTTTTCGCTACATGCGGATCGTTGGGATGAAGTAATCGAGAGAAAAATCAAATACGATCAGAAGGTCGTGGAATATACTTGTCAGCTGTTAGACGCACAGGAGCAGCAGGCTGTGCTATTTCACAAGATCGAAGACACGTTTACGATGAGGGCAGGTGATGGTGCTCTGACCATTCCAAAAGGGAGCTATACGACCGCCTATTATTGGAAGGATCGACCTTACAATATTTACTTCTGGAGGGATGATCAAGGGAAGGAACTTGGGTCTTATTTTAATATTGTGGGGAATACATGGTTCAACGGCCAGCTGGTCATATTTGAAGACCTCATTATTGATCTTCTCGTTCTGCCGAATGGTCATTTCTTTGTGTTGGATGAAGATGAATTGCCGGAGAGTTTAGCGGCTTTTGAACAAGGTTCAGTGCGCCGGGCATTAGAGGGTGTGATGGCTTCGTTAGAAAGCATACTCGATCAAGTGAGGGCAGATGCCGAAGGAAAATATCATCACAGCTTGTTTGAGCCGATGTTGAAATAG
- a CDS encoding S8 family peptidase — protein sequence MQGAIALKKKIVVVIAFLLALTTALPYHSQAAAPPKETDVIIVYKNQKGKQTAIEESEKVNAQYIHLPAVAVTADEQAVTSLKKDPNIAYVSKNVKVKLASSTMKKTAAATNQDALVQKSYNLQKLNVKKAIKEGVTGKNVKVAVLDTGIFPHEDLKVSGGKSFVNYTSSYKDDEGHGTHVAGTIGAINNDYGTVGVASGAKLYAVKVLDKKGEGDLYSLLRGIDWAISNKMDIMNLSLGFEDNIPILRSAVDEAYKKGLLVVAASGNDGKKNHISYPAAYNSVIAVSATTDKDKLASISNTGKGIEFSAPGENVISTYLKNEYWYATGTSQAAPHVTGMLALLKQLHPKKTNAQLRTLLRSYTVDLGAKGKDPQFGYGRVQYVPQSTFLKAATSAVKKAETSKKQADVNQAKTRIGRLTASKQKTALTERVKKVQGTIDIRSARSKVQTAEKNKTQGAIKSAQTAIKKLNKGKEKTSLQNRLDKVKKQVAYQKKVTDAKQKVKKAEAKRTKKTKAAAQTAVKQLKASKTKTNLQKRLNRIKV from the coding sequence ATGCAAGGGGCTATCGCCTTGAAAAAGAAAATCGTCGTAGTCATCGCGTTTCTTCTTGCGTTGACAACTGCCTTGCCTTACCATTCGCAGGCAGCTGCACCGCCAAAAGAAACAGATGTCATTATCGTCTATAAAAACCAAAAAGGAAAGCAAACGGCTATTGAAGAAAGTGAAAAAGTGAACGCACAGTACATACATCTTCCCGCTGTCGCTGTGACAGCAGATGAACAAGCCGTCACTTCACTCAAAAAAGACCCAAACATTGCATATGTGTCAAAAAACGTAAAGGTCAAACTCGCTTCTTCTACCATGAAAAAAACTGCTGCCGCTACGAATCAGGATGCATTGGTTCAAAAATCTTACAACCTGCAAAAGCTGAATGTAAAGAAAGCGATCAAAGAAGGCGTCACAGGTAAAAATGTGAAAGTAGCCGTTTTAGATACTGGTATTTTTCCACATGAGGATTTAAAGGTATCGGGCGGTAAATCATTTGTGAACTACACATCTTCCTATAAAGATGATGAAGGACACGGCACACATGTCGCGGGCACGATTGGTGCGATCAATAACGATTACGGCACAGTCGGCGTCGCTTCTGGCGCGAAGCTGTATGCTGTGAAAGTGTTAGATAAAAAGGGAGAAGGCGACCTGTACAGTCTGCTTCGAGGCATCGATTGGGCCATTAGCAATAAGATGGATATTATGAATTTAAGTCTAGGTTTTGAAGACAATATCCCCATCTTGCGTTCAGCAGTGGATGAAGCATACAAAAAAGGACTGCTTGTGGTCGCTGCAAGCGGAAATGATGGGAAGAAGAATCATATCAGCTACCCTGCCGCTTACAATAGCGTCATTGCTGTTTCCGCAACCACTGACAAAGACAAACTCGCGTCTATCTCAAATACAGGGAAAGGCATCGAATTTTCTGCCCCTGGCGAGAACGTCATCAGCACTTATTTAAAAAATGAATATTGGTATGCAACGGGTACATCACAAGCTGCACCGCATGTCACAGGGATGCTGGCGCTGTTGAAGCAGCTTCATCCGAAGAAAACAAATGCACAGCTTCGCACCTTATTGCGCAGCTATACAGTGGATCTTGGCGCAAAAGGAAAGGATCCACAATTCGGCTATGGCCGCGTGCAATATGTACCGCAATCCACCTTTTTAAAGGCTGCGACCAGCGCTGTCAAAAAAGCCGAAACATCTAAAAAGCAGGCAGATGTCAATCAAGCCAAAACGAGAATTGGCCGACTCACTGCAAGTAAACAAAAAACAGCACTCACCGAACGGGTGAAAAAGGTACAAGGAACCATTGATATCCGTTCCGCACGTTCAAAGGTTCAAACAGCCGAAAAAAACAAAACACAAGGCGCCATTAAAAGCGCCCAAACGGCTATCAAAAAGCTAAACAAAGGCAAAGAAAAAACAAGCCTGCAAAACCGGCTCGACAAAGTCAAAAAACAGGTCGCCTATCAAAAGAAAGTGACAGACGCCAAACAAAAGGTGAAAAAAGCGGAAGCCAAACGGACAAAGAAAACAAAAGCAGCGGCTCAAACCGCTGTCAAACAGCTAAAAGCTTCCAAAACGAAAACCAACTTACAGAAACGATTAAACCGTATCAAGGTTTGA